The following coding sequences are from one Anolis sagrei isolate rAnoSag1 chromosome 6, rAnoSag1.mat, whole genome shotgun sequence window:
- the LRRC3C gene encoding leucine-rich repeat-containing protein 3C isoform X2, giving the protein MPFLDWFLYHSVAMWLLLHSFVLMAFCFHSATTFPKGCYPSTEDGFKTFRCSRAQLTVIPKDIPNDTNKLYLDYNQISFLPNDAFQNLPLLVELDLSHNVISRVEVGAFRGLSEHLHFLDLSSNKLVSVNKDVFNSLKAKANLSSNPWLCDCTLQQLIERVELVAGTSDGIVCDASARKEHVGKPFLQLVGDIDFCNIYKKTTDIAMLVTMFGWFAMVISYLIYYVRQNQEDARRHLEYLKSLPSKQKKSEESSTISTVV; this is encoded by the coding sequence TTCTGATGGCCTTTTGCTTCCACTCGGCCACCACCTTTCCCAAGGGCTGCTATCCCTCCACTGAAGATGGCTTCAAAACGTTCCGTTGCAGCAGAGCTCAACTTACAGTTATCCCGAAAGATATCCCTAATGATACCAACAAATTGTACCTGGATTACAACCAGATTTCTTTCTTGCCCAATGACGCCTTTCAGAATTTGCCTCTGCTAGTGGAACTAGACTTGTCGCACAATGTCATCAGTCGCGTGGAGGTTGGAGCCTTCCGGGGCTTGTCAGAACATCTGCATTTTTTGGACCTTTCTTCCAACAAATTAGTATCGGTCAACAAAGATGTCTTTAACTCTCTCAAAGCCAAAGCCAACCTATCCAGCAATCCTTGGCTCTGTGACTGCACACTCCAACAACTCATTGAGAGGGTCGAGCTGGTTGCTGGCACCTCTGATGGTATTGTGTGTGATGCCTCTGCCCGAAAAGAGCACGTTGGCAAGCCTTTCTTACAACTAGTTGGAGACATAGACTTCTGCAACATCTACAAAAAGACCACAGACATCGCCATGCTGGTCACCATGTTCGGCTGGTTCGCCATGGTGATCTCATACTTGATCTATTACGTCAGGCAGAACCAAGAAGATGCCCGACGACACCTAGAATATCTCAAATCTTTGCCTAGCAAGCAGAAGAAGTCAGAAGAGTCGTCTACAATTAGCACTGTGGTGtga